The stretch of DNA GGGGAGCTGACGGACGAACACATTTACCGGATCCTCAGCACCGTTGGCCATCCCCAGGATGCAGCGGACGCCCTGATCCAGGCGGCGCTCCGCAGCGGTGGCCGGGATAACGTCACGGTTGTGGTGGTGGACGCCCGGAACGTCCTGAACGACGCCGGTGCAGCCACCACCGCGCCACGCCCGGTCCCGGCCGAAGAGGAAGTAACACTGCCCCGCACAAGCACCGCGGATGAAGGCACCGTGGAAACAGCCGCTCTGGAACCAGACACTCTGGATGAGAGCGAGGAACCGGGCGATGACCGCCGTTAGTTACATCGCCGGGACCTGGCTGGGCATTGTCCGCTCGCACACGGCCGTCCTTCTGGGGCCGGGCACGCAACCGGCCCTTATCGCTGCACTCTGGGACCTGCTGGAAAGCCGGCCGGAAGTGCACGAAGTCCTTCACGCCGTGACCAGCAGTTCCGGGGGATCACTGGCCAACATCCCTTCCTTCGGCATCCTCGACTTCCAGGGACCCCTCCGCGTATTCCTGCGGGGGGACCTCGACGTCACTGTCCAGTCGACGGACGGCCCCGTGGAGCTGAACGGCCGGGACGTGACTACGTGGACCGAGCGGCGGCTCAATAATCCCGGGCTGTGCCGGCTGGCGATCCCGTACGCGGGCAGCGGAGTGCACCGCCAGGCGACACCCGCGCAGGCGGATGCTTACCTGCCATCGCCTGGCCAGCCGGAGGCTGACCTGCCGGAGCTGCCGCTCGCGGAAGGCGTGGTGCTGCTGCAGTCCCTGGTACTCATGCTCGACGCCGGGACCAGGGCGGCCATCAGGCACGATCTGGCAGCAGCGGGAACCGCCGTATCCGCGAAACCGGCAGCGGCCACAGCCCCGACGGTCATTGAAACCACTTCACCTGCAGCGGTCGCCTCCGCCGTGTCGGCCTCGGCTATTGAAGCGCCCGGGCAGGCAGGTGACCTTCCGGAGATCACTGTTGCCCCCGAGCACGGGGCGTCTGCCGAGACTGTTTACGCGGTCATCGATGAGGACTTCGGCGTTGAAGGATCTGCAGTGCCTGACGCTGATCCGGGCACAAACGCTGCCCGGGAAACTGATGCTGATGCAGGGACTGACCCTGCACCGGAAACTGACGCTGCCCCACGGTTTGAGCCAGAGCCAGAGCCAGTTCGGGAGAACGCTGGATCCGGTTCTGGCGAACAGGCGCCGGCCAGCGAGATGACCAGCTCCTACGATCATCTGTGGGAGCGGACGGTGGTCCGCAGGATCGAAGACGCGGCCATTCGCGAAGATCTGGACGAAGCCGGCCCGGAGTCCGGCAACCAGGAAGCAGCAGACCAGGAAGCCGGCAACCAGGAAACACCAGGGCCGGAGTCGCCAGACAAGCGGGAAGAAGCCGCCTCACCGGCGGAGCCCGGCAGTCCTGAAGCGCTCCCGGCACCGGCGGACGCACAGCCCGTCGTCGTCCTGGACGTACAGCCCGCCGTCGTCCCGGCGGCGCCTTCCACCGGTTCACCGAGCCCGGCACCCGTCGCTCCGACAAGCAGCGGCCTCATCGATTCTGTGCCCTGGCGGACGGGGGGCGCGGGCAGCGGGCAGGCCCCGACCGTTGCAGCGCCCTCGCCCATGCTGTCGGCCGTACCTTCCGCAGGATCCGATAGCCCGGTTACCCCCGCCGCACAAACGAGCGCAGAGTACGACGGCGACCACGACGGCCAGACAGTCATGAAGGGCAGCCTGGCCGGGATGGCTGCACGCCCGGTCCGCGCGGTGAAAGACGTTTCCGCGGCAGTGGGACCGCTCGTGCTGGCACGGCTCTGCGCCCAGGACCACCCCAACCCGCCGACGAGTGCCGCCTGCGCCACCTGCGGTGCCGGCTTGCTGCCCGATGCAGTCCAGGTGGCTCGTCCCCGCCTCGGACGGATGCGGATCTCCACGGGAGAACTCGTAGACCTCGACCAGTCGCTGGTGATCGGAAGGCAACCCTCAGTGTCCCGGGTCCAGGGCGGAGTGATGCCCCGGCTGGTCCAGGTGGCGAGTCCGGGCGGGGATATTTCCCGCTCCCACGTCGAAGTCCGGCTGGAAGGCTGGCACGTGATGCTCTGCGACCTCAAAGCCACCAACGGCACCGTCCTGGTGCGCGAAGGCCAGCCTCCGCGCCGCCTGGCCCAGAACGAGATGGCGATCCTGCTTGACGGCGACATCGCAGAACTGGGCGACAACATCTCATTGCGTTTTGAGGAGATTCTTTGAGTTCCAAACGGCCACCGGCGCCGCCGCCCCACATCCCGGGGTTCACCTATTCCAGCCTGCTCGGGTCCGGCGGCTTCTCCGACGTCTACCTTTATGAACAGGACCGGCCCCGGCGGAAAGTGGCCGTCAAGGTGCTGCTCTCGGACCTGAAAACCGAAGGTGCCCGCCGCCGGTTCGAGTCCGAAGCCAACCTGATGGCCCAGCTGTCGTCCCACCCGTACATCGTCACGATCTTCGAGGCGGAAGTCACCGACGACGGGCATTCCTACCTGGCAATGGAGTACTGCTCCCGGCCCAGCCTGGAGGTACGGTACCGCCGGCAGCGGTTCAGTGTTGACGAGGTACTGGCCGTCGGCATCCAGGTGGCATCCGCCGTCGAGACAGCCCACCGCGCCGGCATCGCCCACCGCGACATCAAGCCCGCCAACATCCTGGTGACCGACTACAACCGCCCTGCCCTGACGGACTTCGGCATCTCCGGAACCCTGGCCGGCGACACCGACGAGGAATCGGGCATGTCCATCCCGTGGTCCCCGCCGGAACAGTTCTCCGACGGCAACGTTGACGGCGTGATGGTGGATGTATGGGCCCTCGGAGCCACGCTCTACACCTTGCTGGCCGGCCGGTCGCCGTTCGTGATGCCCGGCGCTGACAACTCCCAGCGCGAGCTGATCAGCCGGATCAGCAACATGCCGTTGCCGCGGCTCGGCCGCGCCGACGTCCCGGAGTCCCTGGAACTGGCGTTGTCCACGGCGATGGCCAAGTCCCCGCAGTCCCGGTACTCCTCCGCCCACGCCTTCGCCCTCGCCCTGCAGCGCATCCAGGCCGAACTGAACCTCTCCGTGACGCCCTTCGAAGTCCTGGAGGAGCCGCACCCGGAGGACACCCACCCGGATGACGGTGCCGAGGAAACCCGGGTGCGGAGCATCGCGGCCATTGACCCGGAACGGACGGGCAGCGCGCCCACTTTCCCGGCCCGCACCCGGCCGCAGGTGCCCACAACGGAGGCCCCGCCGTCGCGCATTACCCCGCCGGCAGCCTCAACCCCGCCTGCGCACACATCCGAGCCCCAGGACTGGCCCCCGGCCACGGTGCTCCGCGGCAACGCCGGCAGTGCTTCGGTTACCCCCGGCCTGACCCGGCACGGCGGGTTGCCGGAGGGCAGGTCCCGGAACAGCACCTTCCAGG from Pseudarthrobacter siccitolerans encodes:
- a CDS encoding FHA domain-containing protein — protein: MTAVSYIAGTWLGIVRSHTAVLLGPGTQPALIAALWDLLESRPEVHEVLHAVTSSSGGSLANIPSFGILDFQGPLRVFLRGDLDVTVQSTDGPVELNGRDVTTWTERRLNNPGLCRLAIPYAGSGVHRQATPAQADAYLPSPGQPEADLPELPLAEGVVLLQSLVLMLDAGTRAAIRHDLAAAGTAVSAKPAAATAPTVIETTSPAAVASAVSASAIEAPGQAGDLPEITVAPEHGASAETVYAVIDEDFGVEGSAVPDADPGTNAARETDADAGTDPAPETDAAPRFEPEPEPVRENAGSGSGEQAPASEMTSSYDHLWERTVVRRIEDAAIREDLDEAGPESGNQEAADQEAGNQETPGPESPDKREEAASPAEPGSPEALPAPADAQPVVVLDVQPAVVPAAPSTGSPSPAPVAPTSSGLIDSVPWRTGGAGSGQAPTVAAPSPMLSAVPSAGSDSPVTPAAQTSAEYDGDHDGQTVMKGSLAGMAARPVRAVKDVSAAVGPLVLARLCAQDHPNPPTSAACATCGAGLLPDAVQVARPRLGRMRISTGELVDLDQSLVIGRQPSVSRVQGGVMPRLVQVASPGGDISRSHVEVRLEGWHVMLCDLKATNGTVLVREGQPPRRLAQNEMAILLDGDIAELGDNISLRFEEIL
- a CDS encoding serine/threonine-protein kinase; protein product: MSSKRPPAPPPHIPGFTYSSLLGSGGFSDVYLYEQDRPRRKVAVKVLLSDLKTEGARRRFESEANLMAQLSSHPYIVTIFEAEVTDDGHSYLAMEYCSRPSLEVRYRRQRFSVDEVLAVGIQVASAVETAHRAGIAHRDIKPANILVTDYNRPALTDFGISGTLAGDTDEESGMSIPWSPPEQFSDGNVDGVMVDVWALGATLYTLLAGRSPFVMPGADNSQRELISRISNMPLPRLGRADVPESLELALSTAMAKSPQSRYSSAHAFALALQRIQAELNLSVTPFEVLEEPHPEDTHPDDGAEETRVRSIAAIDPERTGSAPTFPARTRPQVPTTEAPPSRITPPAASTPPAHTSEPQDWPPATVLRGNAGSASVTPGLTRHGGLPEGRSRNSTFQDGQLAGGGDAADTTLHRPARVDEPAEEAPSGQDHGKRNLWLAISGGTLLALAAVVGIVIANAAPEAPKTRQSQEASRPPADALDNGTVPDVEGLAGSVTPAGDVAFTWNNPQPKPGDKYKWRVYTIGGGGEYQSIDQPPVQVKPNPSGQTCLQVMIVRTDGAFSPMEEASIGCTGP